The window CCAAGTCATACGGAGAGGTTTAAGACTATGATTAAAGAAGTTAGAATTCAAGAGAAAGGCATATGCATTTAGATGTTCTTACTAATGGAACTCTACCTTTTTAACTTGAAAGtgctttgaaatttcaaaatgcaCTTAAACGGTTGGGGGAGAAAGATGTAGAATATGCTATGATGGCTGATGCCTGGTGGGATCCCTAAGTTTAAAGATTAGAAGAGTGCAAGACATTTTGTCaagttcttaaaaatattttatgatgtaacCAATAAAATTTCTGGTTTAACATTTGTGAccactttttaatattttaatgacTTTTGTAAAATATTATCTACACTTAAGCATTGGATAAGGAGCTTAGATATGGTATTTTCAGACGTGGCTGAAAAAATAAAGTCTAAGTATGATAAGTATTAGGACAAcataaaaaatacaaacatgATAATTTTTATTACAGTGATTCTTGACTCTAGGTATAAGCTTCAAATTACCAAGTGGAGTTTTCGCAAAAACTAATAGTAATATTTGCAACAGAATTAGAGTTGGACAATCCAACAGTAATATTTTTGCATTTACCCCTATCAACAATTTATGTCCaacttttttatacaaaatttgaTGCTAATTTCCTTGGAAAAAAATTGACGAAAGATGACCATGTTTCAAGTAgtgatagtaaaaaaatattaaggagATCAAATTGTAccaccaaaaaaatataaaattcaataaattaacATAATTAATACTATAACATATTTATACACTTAAGAGTAAATGTGAAAAAAATACTACCTAAAATTGTAAATTGAATAAATACTTTAAAGTTTCAAAAGaaacaaattaaacaattatTGTGGAGGGATTATATTCATCTGGCATTCGTCATTAGTAAGATCAATGTTCtttagccaatgagttataactcaaatggcatagtgtCCCCATACTCATTTAGAGGTCGCGGGTTTGAGTctccctatctttggtaaaaaaaaagattaatgttctttaaaaaatagaaagtaaaaaataaaatgttaaactcataccataaaaaaatagaaaCGAGATCACTGAAAGAAGAAGATCTAGTGACAAAGAGTACCAAAAAAGTAAAGATGAATGCGACAGAACAAGCTGCTGATGATATAGAGGATATGGTGCCCCCGAACCCGAAGGAACTAAGGAAAATGAAGACCCCATGGAGGAGGTTGAAGCTGAACCAGAACTTGAGGTTATTCCGGAAACGCTACCTACGCAACTCCCTAAAGTCTCTTATAGGAACAGATTAGTAGGTGATGGAATAGAGAAATTAAACCTGGGAGAGATAATAGAAATGATGGCTAAAGAGTATATCTCTGATAATGAAACACTTGAGTCAGGGGGTTGTGATCAAGCTCCCAAAATTCAATGTCTAATATCGAGGTTACTTTGGAGGAATATGAGGATTAGTGCAAGCCTTGAAAACAAACTCTTATCGTTAAACCCTTGGGGAAGAAGATCAATCTGCTGACAATTGGAAAGATGGATCACTAGGCGATAGGCTAATAAAAAGGCTGTCAGAGTGATGGATTTGGAATGTGGCTTCCTCTTGGTTAGATTTTCTAACCATGATGATTATGCACATGCTCTCTTCGAGGGGCCTTGGATGATTGCAAACCATTACATATTAATCCAAAGATGGAGATCATTATTCATGCCCCAGGAAACGGAGGTGAAAAAAGTGGCTATCTGGGTCAGAATTTCGAATCTTCTGGCAAAGCTTTACAACGGCTATTTCTTATGGAAGTTAGAAAAAACTATGGATACTATGCTCCGCACTGATGAACTCACATCCATTCACTCAAGAGGTAAGTTTGCTCACATTTGTGTAGAAATTGACCTAAGAAATCAACTAGTTTCATTCTTTACGGCTTTCGGAAAGGAATTCCATTTGGTTTATGAAGGTCTTCACCAGATTTGCTTCCATTGCGGAAGGTACGGGGACAAGGTAGAAGGATGTACAGAAGTGGAGAAACAACCACCGAGAGAAAAAAAACCGCTCAAGATGGCAGTTCATCCAAGGTCCAAGGACCCTCGTGAGGAAAACAACACCGGTAGCGGCCAGAATATTCCTGACCAGAATAACCAGAATTAGCAAAACGAAAAGATtgggggtgaaaatcaaattaaataaaaatgtgtttgcaaaaatattaaaagaaaattgttcacaattaataataataataataataataataatatattattattattattattattattattattattattattatcattattattattattattagaaaactagttattacagacggatatttccgacggattttatcccacggaaatacagacgaaattttagagggattttttgtcgaaaaacaaaaaaatgaattagcataaattacagacagaaaagagaatccgtcgataattctgttagaaaaattaattttttttcatgggATATGGTTACAAACAAAAAATTCATCTATAATTAAATGAACAAAAATGCtgcattttattaatttattatagacgaaaaatccgtctgtaatttaaaattttccgtcgAAAATATTGAGTTTACCCTAATTTTATCCCCACCCTAACGAGCTCCATTCACACTCCTGACCTAAACCTTCTTCGAACGTTGCCAGCAGCCCTCATCCCTCTTCAAAGTTGTCGTCAAACTCTTCTCCTCCGGTAGAAGGTGTTGTCGCCACCGGCGGGGACAGACTGTGGGTGCCTTCGTCATCTGGGGAAGCTCTACTCGGCCCTCTTCGCATCGTTCCTCCTCTCCTCGCCTCTCTTCGCATCGTTCCTCCTCTCCTCGCCATCGCACGAAGTTCTGAGTTGAGCTCATGGCGTCGCCGTCGCGAAGGGTTTCTCCCCTCCTCACCGTGCGTCATTTCTGATTCTCTGCTCCTTGCCATTTTTGGCTGTTGCCCCCCTTCTCTTCTCTGATTTTAGGTAACTCTGTCTCAAACTCTCATCGCGAGCTCACTCTGTCTCACACTCTCCGAGCTCACTTTATCATCTCGCCATCTCTCCGGTAAGCCAATGCTTcttcattttcatctttttttcaattaatttttaagattCTGAACTGAATTTGTGCACAAATTTTggaattgaattatttatttaatttgttgaatgcTGATGTGAttctgaatttaatttaatttggattctaagtttggaattgaattcaattttatttaaattttattaatttgtctatatatgatCTATGAAAGAATGCAGAGGCattatttatcatttaatttaaaatgttcaattaaaaataacttacCAATTAGAAAAGAATGAAGCCTTCAACCACATTTCTTAGTAGTTCTTGGTGTGGAAGGATCCAAGCGTGTGAATGAAAGAGTGCAGAACTACAGGATACACAGAAGGATTGAATATGgaaattgaattcaattgaaGAGATATACATAGCTAGGATTGAAGGGATATACACCAATGGTAACTAACTGAAAACATCTGACGTCACCAAAGCTAATTTAGTAAAAATTAGCTAACTGGAATGTTTTAGGTGCCTTTATTTGTTATCTTGCTGTTGAGGTATAACtttattatatcaaaattttctgCTGTTTTGTTCCTTATAAAATATGAATTATGATTCAAAAGTACAAGTTCTAGGTGGAAATATAGTCGTAATATAAATGAGATAGTAACCATTTCTTGTTTTATGTGAATGTTGTAGTTTAATTTACATAGCTTCAATTTCTATACGCTAATGAAATTGCTTCTTGTTGTGTTCTGTACCCTACTTTACAATAATCAAGGAATAGTTTTTTATGGAAAATCTATTAGTTTCAAGAAAAATCACTCCGATCTACTTGAACTCGAAGATCGTCTCAAGAGCAGGTATGGCTATGTTCCAGGTGCTTCTTACTTCCTCTTCTCGCCCCTCTTTCCATTTTTACTTTGCATTTTTCCTTCCTTTGTTTTTTTGGATTGAGAATTTTCTATTTTTGCGAATTAGCTCCAGATTTTGAGGATGAAgaggatgaggaagaagaaaaagaagggaagATTTTAGCTCCT is drawn from Arachis hypogaea cultivar Tifrunner chromosome 12, arahy.Tifrunner.gnm2.J5K5, whole genome shotgun sequence and contains these coding sequences:
- the LOC114924911 gene encoding uncharacterized protein, encoding MDLECGFLLVRFSNHDDYAHALFEGPWMIANHYILIQRWRSLFMPQETEVKKVAIWVRISNLLAKLYNGYFLWKLEKTMDTMLRTDELTSIHSRGKFAHICVEIDLRNQLVSFFTAFGKEFHLVYEGLHQICFHCGRYGDKVEGCTEVEKQPPREKKPLKMAVHPRSKDPREENNTGSGQNIPDQNNQN
- the LOC112727595 gene encoding uncharacterized protein isoform X1 produces the protein MKLLLVVFCTLLYNNQGIVFYGKSISFKKNHSDLLELEDRLKSRYGYVPAPDFEDEEDEEEEKEGKILAPVPDSSFNEDNLFDESMSLKQLGFSDACLATLASGDDCCKFLIS
- the LOC112727595 gene encoding uncharacterized protein isoform X2, encoding MENLLVSRKITPIYLNSKIVSRAAPDFEDEEDEEEEKEGKILAPVPDSSFNEDNLFDESMSLKQLGFSDACLATLASGDDCCKFLIS